From the Desulfovibrio sp. JY genome, one window contains:
- a CDS encoding response regulator, with protein sequence MAAIIVLDDVIDAGVVIKRILERKGHTVGVFTEEEEALAHVAKKKPQLAILDMKLKKLSGVEVLEEIKKLSPETRVIMLTGYPTLETARESVRLGACEYCVKPIDKEELERKVEEALAGLDAG encoded by the coding sequence ATGGCCGCAATCATCGTTCTCGACGACGTCATCGACGCCGGCGTCGTCATCAAGCGCATTCTCGAACGCAAAGGGCATACCGTCGGCGTCTTCACCGAGGAGGAGGAGGCCCTGGCCCATGTGGCGAAAAAAAAGCCCCAGTTGGCCATCCTCGACATGAAACTCAAGAAATTGAGCGGCGTGGAAGTCCTCGAAGAGATCAAGAAGCTCTCCCCGGAAACCCGCGTCATCATGCTGACCGGCTATCCCACCCTGGAGACCGCCCGGGAGTCCGTGCGCCTGGGAGCCTGCGAATACTGCGTCAAACCCATCGACAAGGAAGAGCTGGAGCGCAAGGTCGAAGAGGCCCTGGCCGGCCTGGACGCGGGTTAA
- a CDS encoding PAS domain-containing protein codes for MIAWPKLSRLSFRTKINCGIVLIVGLITIPLAYLTWRAAAESLRAETRKRGMVLSENLAMRVSDAMLSMDLLRLKNMVDELKKVDDIVYAFILDRDGNVLVHTFKGGFPVELRTVNAPQKGAPHIQLLDDGREYIDDFAAPVVIVGTPFGTTRIGLSRTKAEAGADRLALMIVFYSATAMIAALAPSTLFARRVTERINRLKSHAEEVVKGNLDQRAGPRALFSCSSMLACDKTACPAYGDRDRRCWLTASPDQRGEGPESCRGCPVYAAQKGDEIQDLAETFDVMAVSLKTHLDELRRTERVLKRQERLLRTILDATPDLVCLLDENLAYLAVNRAFAAFVALDPQDIVGTTDRDIFPADEGTAMHDENALVLTRSRPSDREVSLRRDGATVWLHVVRVPITDSRGKAIGILRTARDVTQLKQFQEQLIQSQKMESLGKLAGGVAHEINTPLGVILGYAQLLQDDVPTGSQIHADLQTIEKQAKVCRKIVADLLGFSRQAESAKIEMCFNNSLMEAITLVRHAFSLEHTAIVTDLDERMPIIYGDPEKLKQVWINLLANARDAMGGGGTLLVRSRLYAAEQKVTAWFADTGPGIPAENCSRIFDPFFTTKPVGQGTGLGLSVSFGIIQDHGGSISVESPVPHGFFDSVDTGDAPGPGAVFIVDLPLDHEETIGGALPAGPMEG; via the coding sequence ATGATCGCCTGGCCCAAGCTCTCGCGCCTGAGTTTCCGCACCAAGATCAACTGCGGCATCGTGCTCATCGTCGGGCTCATCACCATTCCGCTGGCCTACCTGACCTGGCGGGCGGCGGCGGAATCGCTGAGGGCCGAGACCAGAAAACGCGGCATGGTGCTCTCCGAGAACCTGGCCATGCGGGTCTCCGACGCCATGCTGTCCATGGACCTTTTGCGGCTCAAGAACATGGTCGACGAGCTCAAAAAGGTCGACGACATCGTCTACGCCTTCATCCTCGACCGCGACGGCAACGTGCTGGTCCACACCTTCAAGGGCGGCTTTCCGGTGGAACTGCGCACGGTCAACGCACCCCAAAAAGGCGCGCCCCATATCCAGCTCCTCGACGACGGCCGGGAATACATCGACGACTTCGCCGCCCCGGTGGTCATTGTCGGCACGCCGTTCGGCACCACCCGCATCGGGCTTTCGCGCACCAAGGCCGAGGCCGGGGCCGACAGGCTGGCGCTCATGATCGTTTTCTACTCGGCCACGGCCATGATCGCGGCCCTGGCCCCCTCGACGCTTTTCGCCCGGCGCGTGACCGAGCGCATCAACCGCCTCAAGTCCCATGCCGAGGAAGTGGTCAAGGGCAACCTGGACCAGCGGGCCGGGCCGCGTGCCCTTTTCTCCTGCTCGTCCATGCTCGCCTGCGACAAGACCGCCTGTCCGGCCTACGGCGACCGCGACCGCCGCTGCTGGCTGACCGCCTCGCCCGACCAGCGCGGCGAGGGGCCGGAATCGTGCCGGGGCTGCCCGGTCTACGCCGCCCAGAAGGGCGACGAGATCCAGGATCTGGCCGAGACCTTCGACGTCATGGCCGTTTCCTTGAAGACCCACCTCGATGAGCTGCGCCGCACCGAGCGGGTGCTCAAGCGCCAGGAGCGACTGCTGCGCACCATCCTCGACGCCACCCCGGACCTGGTCTGCCTGCTCGACGAAAACCTGGCCTATCTGGCCGTCAACCGCGCCTTTGCCGCCTTTGTCGCCCTCGATCCCCAGGACATCGTCGGGACCACGGACCGCGACATCTTCCCGGCCGACGAAGGTACGGCCATGCACGATGAAAACGCCCTGGTGCTGACACGCTCGCGCCCGAGCGACCGGGAAGTGTCGCTTCGCCGCGACGGGGCCACGGTCTGGCTGCACGTGGTGCGCGTGCCCATCACCGACAGCCGGGGCAAGGCCATCGGCATCCTGCGCACCGCCCGCGACGTCACCCAGCTGAAGCAGTTCCAGGAACAGCTTATCCAGTCCCAGAAGATGGAGTCGCTGGGCAAGCTGGCCGGCGGTGTGGCCCACGAGATCAACACCCCGCTTGGCGTCATTCTCGGCTACGCCCAACTCCTCCAGGACGACGTGCCGACCGGCAGCCAGATCCATGCCGATTTGCAAACCATCGAGAAACAGGCCAAGGTCTGCCGCAAAATCGTGGCCGACCTGCTCGGTTTTTCCCGACAGGCCGAAAGCGCCAAGATCGAAATGTGCTTCAACAACTCGCTCATGGAAGCCATCACCCTCGTGCGCCACGCCTTTTCCCTCGAGCACACGGCCATCGTCACGGACCTCGACGAGCGCATGCCGATCATTTACGGCGACCCCGAAAAGCTCAAGCAGGTCTGGATCAACCTGCTGGCCAACGCCAGGGACGCCATGGGCGGCGGGGGAACGCTGCTCGTGCGTTCGCGCCTTTACGCCGCCGAGCAGAAGGTCACGGCCTGGTTCGCCGATACCGGCCCCGGCATCCCGGCCGAGAACTGCTCGCGCATTTTCGATCCTTTTTTCACCACCAAGCCCGTGGGCCAGGGCACGGGCCTGGGGCTTTCCGTCTCCTTCGGCATCATCCAGGACCACGGCGGTTCCATCAGTGTGGAAAGCCCCGTGCCCCATGGATTTTTCGACAGCGTGGACACCGGGGACGCGCCCGGCCCGGGAGCCGTCTTCATCGTGGACCTGCCGCTCGATCATGAGGAAACCATCGGCGGGGCCCTGCCCGCCGGACCCATGGAGGGATAA
- a CDS encoding phosphate/phosphite/phosphonate ABC transporter substrate-binding protein has translation MRRREALFALFTLPAALLWGCGNDDDAVRVDLSKREEPTLRLPPKAITYAYLPQYAHTVSYERHRLLLEYLGRATGLNLRQIFPDTFEEHVRMVERGEIDISFSNPFAYIRMARSGARAFARIIEPSGKPDFKSQIICRRDNGALKTLEDCRGKRWMAVDPSSAGGYLYALGEFLENGIRRRDFAEISFAPGPGGKQEKVVLAVYAGTYDIGSIRDGTLEILRGKIDIGQIRVLAESKAYPGWVYAARAGLAPQIVDRIAKAMFHLSMSRPDDAVILTTAGMRGIIPATDADYGSVRQLAEKLGLDALEDNT, from the coding sequence ATGCGGCGACGTGAGGCGCTTTTCGCCCTTTTCACCTTGCCCGCCGCCCTGCTTTGGGGCTGCGGCAACGACGATGACGCCGTGCGCGTGGACCTGTCCAAACGCGAGGAACCCACCTTGCGCCTGCCGCCCAAGGCCATCACCTACGCCTACCTGCCCCAGTACGCCCACACCGTGTCCTACGAACGCCACCGGCTGCTGCTCGAATACCTCGGCCGGGCCACGGGCCTGAACCTGCGCCAGATCTTCCCCGACACCTTCGAGGAACACGTGCGCATGGTGGAGCGCGGCGAAATCGACATTTCCTTTTCCAATCCCTTTGCCTACATCCGCATGGCCCGCTCCGGGGCCCGGGCCTTTGCCCGCATCATCGAGCCCTCGGGCAAGCCGGATTTCAAGAGCCAGATCATCTGCCGCCGCGACAACGGGGCCTTAAAGACCCTGGAGGACTGCCGGGGAAAGCGCTGGATGGCCGTGGACCCGTCCTCGGCCGGCGGCTACCTCTACGCCCTGGGCGAATTTCTGGAAAACGGCATACGACGCCGGGACTTCGCCGAGATAAGCTTCGCCCCGGGCCCGGGCGGCAAACAGGAGAAGGTGGTGCTGGCCGTCTATGCCGGCACCTACGACATCGGCTCCATCCGCGACGGCACCCTCGAAATCCTGCGCGGCAAGATCGACATCGGACAGATCCGCGTCCTGGCCGAGAGCAAGGCCTATCCCGGCTGGGTCTACGCCGCCCGGGCCGGCCTTGCGCCGCAGATCGTGGACCGCATCGCCAAGGCCATGTTCCACCTGTCCATGTCCCGCCCCGACGACGCCGTGATCCTCACCACCGCCGGCATGCGCGGCATCATCCCGGCCACGGACGCCGACTACGGCTCCGTGCGCCAGCTGGCCGAGAAGCTGGGCCTCGACGCCCTCGAGGACAACACATGA
- a CDS encoding sulfite exporter TauE/SafE family protein → MKNWKMTLPLGLVALAVLTMWAHPALADKLADAIASAPTGTGPGHIDPAAPKGFLGIPGAPQVNLIVAFCWAVWVGWIFSTVGAFGGVMAGVGHITVYGLGNYAKSFKNTAPSLNKFITDSIRVSNQCLVGLSALISSFNYWKMGRLVLPLAISLGAGSIAGSWLSVTLSQGKVSFSAYQGYFGLFVLLLGVYLFWGTTAAAQASKKKAKEAAKAFEETVKRQKSGEQIDTKALGVHVTGIALTRVSFTFYGVEFSFNPLIPFVGGIVIAAVAAFLGVGGGFLLVPFLTNVAQLPMYLAAGTSALAVLVGMITSITTFMSGGVAIHWHLIGIELLGIVLGSVIGPRTSKYIPDIWLKRLFIVLALYVGSRYVLRGFFGISI, encoded by the coding sequence GTGAAAAACTGGAAAATGACCCTGCCCCTGGGGCTCGTCGCCCTGGCGGTCCTGACCATGTGGGCCCACCCGGCCCTGGCCGACAAGCTGGCCGACGCCATCGCCTCAGCCCCCACCGGCACCGGCCCCGGACATATCGATCCGGCCGCGCCCAAGGGCTTCCTCGGCATCCCCGGCGCCCCCCAGGTCAACCTCATCGTGGCCTTCTGCTGGGCCGTGTGGGTCGGCTGGATCTTCTCCACCGTCGGCGCGTTCGGCGGCGTTATGGCCGGCGTCGGCCACATCACGGTGTACGGCCTCGGCAACTACGCCAAGTCGTTTAAAAACACCGCGCCCTCGCTCAACAAGTTCATCACCGACTCCATCCGCGTGTCCAACCAGTGCCTGGTCGGCCTGTCGGCGCTGATCTCCTCCTTCAACTACTGGAAGATGGGCCGCCTCGTGCTGCCCCTGGCCATCTCCCTCGGCGCCGGCTCCATCGCCGGCAGCTGGCTGTCGGTCACCCTGTCCCAGGGCAAGGTGTCCTTCTCCGCCTACCAGGGCTACTTCGGCCTGTTCGTCCTGCTGCTCGGCGTCTACCTCTTCTGGGGCACCACCGCCGCCGCCCAGGCCAGCAAGAAAAAGGCCAAGGAAGCCGCCAAAGCCTTCGAGGAAACCGTCAAACGCCAGAAGAGCGGTGAGCAGATCGACACCAAGGCCCTCGGCGTCCATGTCACCGGCATCGCCCTCACCCGCGTGTCCTTCACCTTCTACGGCGTGGAATTCTCCTTCAACCCGCTGATCCCCTTCGTCGGCGGCATCGTCATCGCCGCCGTGGCCGCCTTCCTCGGCGTTGGCGGCGGCTTCCTGCTCGTGCCCTTCCTGACCAACGTGGCCCAGCTGCCCATGTACCTGGCCGCCGGCACCTCTGCCCTGGCCGTGCTGGTCGGCATGATCACCTCCATCACCACCTTCATGTCCGGCGGCGTGGCCATTCACTGGCACCTGATCGGCATCGAACTGCTCGGCATCGTGCTCGGCTCCGTCATCGGTCCCCGCACCTCCAAGTACATCCCCGACATCTGGCTCAAGCGCCTTTTCATCGTCCTCGCCCTCTACGTCGGCAGCCGCTACGTCCTGCGTGGCTTCTTCGGCATCAGCATCTAG
- a CDS encoding methyl-accepting chemotaxis protein translates to MREFINKLTEIQLGYSEAKNKESAALYEKSVLIIAILTGAMALFALLTGYFIVRGILRKLGGEPDEIAAIARQVAVGDLSLTFHDSPYPESVYQAMRDMVASTAQVSRAVSKLAQGDLDVQVEKRSQGDELMHSLAVLVQAEKNVTELTQKLAIGDLDVAVVRRSEKDSLLIAIEHLVTAEKDIAAIMARLGQGDLTFDVKQRDAADKLMESLGKMVAKVGSIIRDVQDGSVYVASGSEQLSASAASLSQGSTEQAAAIEESSSAMEEMAASIGQTADNAKQTESIAAKAAKDAQSSGEAVSQTVTAMKAITGKISIIEEIARQTDLLALNAAVEAARAGEHGRGFAVVASEVRKLAERSQAAASEITGLAATSTDIAEKAGKLLEQLVPDIQRTADLVQEINAASQEQNQGASQVNQALQQLDHVIQQNAAAAEEIASTSEELSAQASQLQQTSSFFQLPVSEASHQPQQAPMMPTRTPMPKAPTRARLSGRPAPARHGAFIAIEDETDKNGEQFEHYK, encoded by the coding sequence ATGCGCGAATTCATCAACAAGCTCACGGAAATCCAGCTGGGCTATTCCGAAGCGAAGAACAAGGAATCCGCCGCGCTGTACGAAAAATCCGTCCTGATCATCGCCATCCTGACCGGGGCCATGGCCCTGTTCGCCCTGCTGACCGGGTACTTCATCGTGCGCGGCATTCTGCGCAAGCTCGGCGGCGAACCCGACGAGATCGCGGCCATCGCCAGACAGGTGGCGGTGGGGGACCTGTCCCTGACCTTCCATGACAGCCCCTATCCGGAGAGCGTCTACCAAGCCATGCGCGACATGGTCGCCTCCACGGCCCAGGTGTCCCGGGCGGTCTCCAAGCTGGCCCAGGGCGACCTCGACGTGCAGGTGGAGAAACGATCCCAGGGCGACGAGCTGATGCATTCCCTGGCCGTGCTGGTCCAGGCCGAAAAAAACGTCACCGAGCTGACCCAGAAGCTGGCCATCGGCGACCTGGACGTGGCGGTGGTCCGGCGCTCGGAAAAAGACAGCCTGCTGATCGCCATCGAACACCTCGTCACGGCGGAGAAGGATATCGCCGCGATAATGGCCCGCCTTGGCCAGGGCGATCTGACCTTTGACGTGAAGCAGCGCGACGCCGCCGACAAGTTGATGGAATCCCTCGGCAAGATGGTCGCCAAGGTCGGCTCCATCATCCGCGACGTCCAGGACGGCTCCGTGTACGTGGCTTCGGGCAGCGAACAGTTAAGCGCCTCGGCCGCGTCCCTGTCCCAGGGCTCCACCGAACAGGCCGCCGCCATCGAGGAATCCTCTTCCGCCATGGAGGAGATGGCCGCGAGCATCGGCCAGACCGCGGACAACGCCAAGCAAACCGAATCCATCGCCGCCAAGGCCGCCAAGGATGCCCAATCCTCGGGCGAGGCCGTGTCCCAGACCGTCACCGCCATGAAGGCCATCACCGGCAAGATTTCCATCATCGAGGAAATCGCCCGGCAAACGGACCTGCTGGCCCTAAACGCCGCCGTGGAAGCCGCCCGGGCCGGCGAGCACGGCCGGGGATTCGCCGTGGTCGCCTCGGAGGTGCGCAAACTGGCCGAGCGCAGCCAGGCAGCCGCCTCGGAAATCACGGGCCTTGCCGCCACCTCCACGGATATTGCCGAAAAAGCCGGAAAGCTGCTGGAACAACTGGTTCCCGACATCCAGCGCACGGCCGACCTTGTCCAGGAAATAAACGCGGCCAGCCAGGAACAGAACCAGGGCGCGAGCCAGGTCAACCAGGCCTTGCAGCAGCTGGACCACGTGATCCAGCAAAATGCCGCCGCGGCCGAGGAGATCGCCTCGACGTCCGAAGAGCTCTCCGCCCAGGCTTCGCAGTTGCAACAGACCAGTTCCTTTTTCCAGCTGCCGGTGTCGGAGGCCTCCCATCAGCCCCAACAGGCCCCCATGATGCCCACGCGGACTCCCATGCCAAAAGCGCCGACGCGCGCGCGGCTCTCCGGCCGCCCCGCCCCGGCGCGACACGGAGCCTTCATCGCCATAGAGGATGAAACGGATAAAAACGGCGAGCAGTTCGAGCACTATAAATAG
- a CDS encoding 4Fe-4S dicluster domain-containing protein has translation MSKYMIQLDKKRCIACHACEVHCQVKNGVPASAKPGKLVSVGPDMAKGKPRLLNLYMSCYHCEKPWCVPACPTGAMTRREEDGVVYVREDLCVGCKACIQACPWRIPQWNEATGKVVKCDYCRDRIDAGLDPACVTGCTAHALRFVRPEKPAPDEREAYGKRILLRQS, from the coding sequence ATGAGCAAGTACATGATCCAACTCGACAAGAAGCGCTGCATCGCCTGCCACGCCTGCGAAGTGCACTGCCAGGTCAAAAACGGCGTGCCGGCTTCGGCCAAGCCGGGCAAGCTGGTGTCCGTCGGCCCGGACATGGCCAAGGGCAAGCCGCGCCTTTTGAACCTCTATATGTCCTGCTACCATTGCGAGAAGCCATGGTGTGTGCCGGCCTGCCCCACCGGGGCCATGACCCGGCGCGAGGAGGACGGCGTGGTCTACGTGCGGGAGGACTTGTGCGTGGGCTGCAAGGCCTGCATCCAGGCCTGCCCCTGGCGCATTCCCCAGTGGAACGAGGCCACGGGCAAGGTGGTCAAGTGCGACTACTGCCGCGACCGCATCGACGCGGGGCTGGATCCGGCCTGCGTCACCGGCTGCACCGCCCACGCCCTGCGCTTCGTGCGACCGGAAAAGCCCGCGCCGGACGAACGCGAGGCCTACGGCAAACGCATCCTGCTGCGGCAGTCGTAG
- a CDS encoding 4Fe-4S binding protein — MTLTELLAEAATGLKSLFVGLRITGKALAKPNITVLYPMGEVTNLDSYRGHVELVGKDDDPGSPRCVACGACVRACPSNCLSVACPVGGAGPKGREAEEMVGELIPRVEMMAPAPQKGCKFPGIFTYDYSLCSLCGQCVRTCPVASLRFSRHAYFIGTRREDFRLDLLTRLRRQSLETLPEPAAVKEPA; from the coding sequence GTGACCCTGACCGAACTCCTGGCCGAAGCGGCCACGGGACTCAAGAGTCTGTTTGTGGGGCTTCGCATCACCGGCAAGGCCCTGGCCAAGCCGAACATCACCGTGCTGTACCCCATGGGCGAGGTGACGAACCTCGACAGCTACCGGGGGCACGTGGAGCTTGTGGGCAAGGACGACGATCCGGGAAGCCCGCGCTGCGTGGCCTGCGGGGCCTGCGTGCGGGCCTGTCCGTCGAACTGCCTGTCGGTCGCCTGCCCCGTGGGCGGCGCCGGCCCCAAGGGACGCGAGGCCGAGGAGATGGTCGGGGAGCTCATCCCCCGCGTCGAGATGATGGCCCCGGCCCCGCAAAAGGGCTGCAAGTTCCCGGGCATTTTCACCTACGACTATTCCCTGTGCAGCCTGTGCGGCCAGTGCGTGAGGACCTGCCCCGTCGCGTCGCTGCGCTTTTCCCGCCACGCCTATTTCATCGGCACGCGGCGCGAGGACTTCCGCCTCGACCTGCTGACCCGCCTGCGAAGGCAATCCCTCGAAACGTTGCCCGAGCCCGCCGCCGTCAAGGAGCCCGCATGA
- a CDS encoding molybdopterin-dependent oxidoreductase → MEQKQVYSVCGMCTVRCPMMATVADNTVVQLQGNPHAAGIKGALCARGAAGAALIADDERPQFPMIRAGERGEGKWRKVSWDEALAYVAGKLSGIKDAHGGRSILLSDRGGPFRDMHRAFLKALGSPNYCNHDAACARNVQHAALSLFGFGRKDVAYDYKSSKHVVLQTRNIFEAINVKEVNDLLDAKEAGAKITCIDVRSTVTAAKADNFFMVRPGTDYVFNLAVIHVLLAKGLYDREFASAWIKEHDLEALRAFVEPYGPEFAAAETGIPARRIEALAAQLAAAAPAVIWHPGWMTARYGDSFNVCRSAYIINVLLGAIGAKGGLPLTNKPAHVGKKGLKTLVGLFQKPEDKRVDGVGWMEGRTHFDTGPGLVNLAYEAIETGEPYPIKAYIAHRHDPLMAFPDSADVKRRWKNLELLVAVTFSWSDTAWFSDVVLPMSPYLERESMIATKSGVSPSLFVRRRALEPRFDTRADWEIYRDLARVMGIKELDFASIEDIWAFQLADTGYAIDDFEATGMVKLGGPLYRPVDEKTFKTGSGKIEFINPKLEADGLTSLAPYVSPASPPEGRYRVSFGRVGLHTQGHTVNNPLLFAQMPENVLWINSDEAQKRGIADGAVVEVRNGSYAGRLKAKVTEGIHPETVFMVHGFGHTLPVESRARGRGVADNELMPLGIANWDKGGGGVSMQEHFVSVTPV, encoded by the coding sequence ATGGAACAAAAACAAGTCTACAGCGTCTGCGGCATGTGCACGGTGCGCTGCCCGATGATGGCAACGGTTGCGGACAACACCGTGGTGCAGCTGCAAGGCAATCCCCATGCCGCCGGCATCAAGGGGGCGCTTTGCGCTCGCGGGGCGGCCGGGGCGGCGCTTATCGCCGACGACGAACGTCCCCAGTTTCCCATGATCCGGGCCGGCGAACGCGGCGAGGGCAAATGGCGCAAGGTGTCCTGGGACGAGGCGTTGGCCTACGTGGCCGGGAAGCTTTCCGGCATCAAGGACGCCCACGGCGGCCGCTCCATCCTGCTGTCCGATCGCGGCGGACCGTTTCGCGACATGCACCGGGCTTTTTTGAAGGCGCTCGGCTCCCCCAACTACTGCAACCACGACGCGGCCTGCGCCAGGAACGTGCAGCACGCGGCCCTGTCCCTTTTCGGCTTCGGCCGCAAGGACGTGGCCTACGACTACAAGAGCAGCAAGCATGTGGTGCTCCAGACCCGCAACATCTTCGAGGCCATAAACGTCAAGGAGGTCAACGACCTGCTCGACGCCAAGGAGGCCGGGGCCAAGATCACCTGCATCGACGTGCGCAGCACGGTCACGGCGGCCAAGGCCGACAACTTCTTCATGGTCCGGCCGGGCACGGACTATGTCTTCAATCTGGCCGTCATCCATGTGCTTTTGGCCAAGGGGCTTTACGACCGGGAGTTCGCTTCGGCCTGGATCAAGGAGCACGACCTGGAGGCGCTGAGGGCCTTTGTCGAGCCCTACGGCCCCGAATTCGCGGCCGCCGAAACGGGCATCCCGGCCAGGCGCATCGAGGCCCTGGCCGCCCAGCTCGCCGCCGCCGCCCCGGCCGTCATCTGGCACCCCGGCTGGATGACCGCCCGCTACGGCGACTCCTTCAACGTCTGCCGCTCGGCCTACATCATCAACGTCCTGCTCGGGGCCATCGGGGCCAAGGGCGGGCTGCCGCTCACCAACAAGCCGGCCCACGTGGGCAAGAAGGGCCTCAAGACCCTGGTGGGGCTTTTCCAAAAGCCCGAGGACAAGCGCGTGGACGGCGTGGGCTGGATGGAGGGCCGCACCCATTTCGACACCGGCCCGGGACTGGTCAACCTGGCCTACGAGGCCATCGAGACGGGCGAGCCCTATCCGATCAAGGCCTACATCGCCCATCGCCACGATCCGCTCATGGCCTTTCCGGATTCGGCCGACGTCAAGCGGCGCTGGAAGAACCTGGAGCTGCTCGTCGCCGTGACCTTTTCCTGGTCGGACACGGCCTGGTTTTCCGACGTGGTCCTGCCCATGTCGCCGTACCTGGAGCGCGAGTCCATGATCGCGACCAAAAGCGGCGTGTCGCCGTCGTTGTTCGTGCGCCGCCGGGCCCTCGAGCCCCGGTTCGACACCCGGGCCGACTGGGAGATCTACCGCGATCTGGCCCGGGTCATGGGCATAAAGGAGCTGGATTTCGCCTCCATCGAGGACATCTGGGCCTTCCAGCTGGCCGACACCGGCTACGCCATCGACGATTTCGAGGCCACGGGCATGGTCAAGCTCGGCGGGCCGCTCTACCGCCCGGTGGACGAGAAGACCTTCAAGACGGGTTCGGGCAAGATCGAGTTTATTAATCCCAAGCTCGAGGCCGACGGGCTCACGTCCCTGGCCCCCTACGTCTCGCCGGCCAGCCCGCCGGAAGGGCGTTACCGGGTCAGCTTCGGCCGGGTGGGGCTGCACACCCAGGGCCATACCGTCAACAACCCGCTGCTTTTCGCCCAGATGCCGGAGAACGTGCTGTGGATAAACAGCGACGAGGCGCAAAAGCGCGGCATCGCCGACGGGGCCGTGGTCGAGGTGCGAAACGGTTCGTACGCCGGGCGGCTTAAGGCCAAGGTGACGGAGGGCATCCATCCCGAAACCGTCTTCATGGTGCATGGCTTCGGCCATACCCTGCCCGTGGAGAGCCGGGCCAGGGGCCGGGGCGTGGCCGACAACGAGCTTATGCCCCTGGGCATCGCCAACTGGGACAAGGGCGGCGGCGGCGTGTCCATGCAGGAGCACTTCGTCTCTGTGACACCCGTTTGA
- a CDS encoding MarR family transcriptional regulator, whose protein sequence is MDAKPPTRDELCPFPLRQSIGFLLVRTALKLRLLGNTILQEAGEELTVDQWGILNLLWESDGQTPVELARRADKDKPNVTRLLQILEDRGYVVRQPDPKDRRSHRILLTEAGRAIKDRLLELGSTCHERACQGLSAQEVATLKDLLNRVYHNVS, encoded by the coding sequence ATGGACGCCAAACCGCCAACCCGGGACGAACTGTGTCCCTTCCCCCTGCGCCAATCCATCGGGTTTCTCCTGGTGCGAACGGCTCTTAAGCTGCGCCTGCTCGGCAACACCATCCTGCAGGAGGCCGGGGAGGAACTTACGGTGGACCAATGGGGCATCCTGAATCTGCTGTGGGAATCCGATGGCCAGACCCCGGTGGAACTGGCCCGTCGCGCCGACAAGGACAAACCCAACGTCACCCGCTTGCTGCAAATCCTGGAAGACAGGGGATACGTCGTGCGCCAGCCCGACCCCAAGGATCGACGCAGCCACAGAATCCTTTTGACCGAGGCCGGCCGGGCCATCAAGGACCGGCTGCTCGAACTGGGCTCCACCTGCCACGAGCGCGCCTGCCAGGGGCTCTCCGCCCAGGAAGTCGCCACGCTCAAGGATCTGCTCAACCGCGTCTACCACAACGTTTCCTGA